A genomic stretch from Setaria italica strain Yugu1 chromosome VII, Setaria_italica_v2.0, whole genome shotgun sequence includes:
- the LOC101756420 gene encoding eIF-2-alpha kinase GCN2 isoform X3: MFQRAMNTTGSQVKSSVRSKRKTIIEKSHVSADKINNAKSSSGDKAEQKRATKHGVIQEASPNLHVVVEAENDSKIFSTSNGGNTADTPERSSSSLREPEDSDLADEAWNEEDDSDFSSSNNSSYVSDMLDDASRNKKRDLILVHLLRIACASKDSLSAALPAISSELCNIGVLSEWAKDLVSDPPAVFGETFSHVFGKQMISSECSLFWRADNTSSRPNSRYLNDFEELRSLGQGGFGRVALCKNKLDGRQYAVKKIRLKDRSPQVNEKILREVATLSRLQHQHVVRYYQAWVETEYGHHDILNAGGSRTAESSIFSYDDISLSDAGGGNKQESTYLYIQMEYCPRTLRQDFETYSSSFNVDHAWHLFRQIVEGLAHVHSQGIIHRDLTPSNIFFDVRNDIKIGDFGLAKFLKLEQLDHDQYLPTEAMGVSMDGTGQVGTYFYTAPEVEQKWPQINEKVDMYSLGVIFFELWHPFATAMERHLVLSDLKQKGDLPKSWAAQFPGQLNLLRRLLSSSPSDRPSAVEVLQSELPPRMEDEWLNDVLRMIQTPEDTYVYDRVISTIFNEERMIAKMQCQHESSKKSTDNSELLDTIIEVAKEVFKRHCAKRFQISPLHTLEGNFTEHRGKTVKILTQGGEMLELCYELRTPFVMSIARNETSSFKRYEISWVHRRAVGHSTPYRFLQGDFDIIGGASPIPEAEIIKVALDLGTRFYDSKALVIRLNHGKLAEAICSWAGVSQERRQNVAEFLSSTLVQYWPNNADRKSQWSLIRGQLLQDLRLSEEVVEKLHKADQRFCGSADQVLARLRGTLFYDKSACKALDDLSALLKCLRVWLVDEPITIDVLMPPSECYYTDLFFQVYSKEGNHGPSFHEKLLAVGGRYDWLMEQAWDKAYKSKPPGAVGVSIALEKFLPNNPSSDLGLPRLLSRIEPSISVLVCSRGGGGLLNERMELVAELWTANIKAQFVPQEDPSLQEQYEYASDHDIKCLVFITESGVSQTDLVKVRHLDFKREKDVKREELIKFLSEAICSQFKNPTIWSLTSGPP, encoded by the exons ATGTTTCAACGAGCAAT GAATACTACTGGCTCTCAAGTTAAATCAAGTGTTAGAAGCAAGAGGAAAACAATCATTGAAAAATCCCATGTCTCAGCTGATAAGATCAATAATGCTAAGAGCTCATCTGGTGATAAAGCTGAACAGAAACGTGCAACAAAGCATGGTGTCATACAGGAGGCATCCCCAAATTTACATGTTGTGGTGGAGGCTGAAAATGATAGCAAAATTTTTTCTACTAGCAATGGTGGAAATACAGCAGATACTCCAGAAAGGAGTTCTAGCAGCCTACGTGAGCCTGAG GACTCTGACCTTGCAGATGAAGCTTGGAATGAAGAAGATGATTCAGACTTTAGCTCCTCAAATAATTCATCTTATGTTTCAGACATGTTAGATGATGCTTCAAGGAATAAGAAAAGGGATTTAATTCTG GTACACCTTCTTCGGATAGCCTGTGCGTCTAAGGATTCTCTTTCAGCTGCTTTGCCAGCTATATCATCAGAGCTATGCAACATAGGG GTTCTTTCTGAGTGGGCTAAGGATTTAGTTTCTGACCCTCCTGCTGTTTTTGGGGAAACTTTCAGTCATGTTTTCGGGAAACAAATG ATCTCTTCAGAGTGCTCTCTGTTTTGGAGAGCTGATAATACATCATCTAGGCCAAATTCCCGTTATTTGAATGATTTTGAGGAGCTCCGTTCCCTTG GTCAGGGGGGCTTTGGTCGAGTTGCATTATGCAAAAACAAGCTAGATGGTCGGCAATATGCTGTAAAAAAGATACGCCTGAAGGATAGAAGTCCTCAAGTGAACGAGAAGATTTTAAG AGAGGTAGCAACACTTTCACGATTGCAACATCAACATGTTGTCCGTTATTACCAG GCATGGGTTGAAACTGAATATGGTCATCATGATATCTTGAATGCTGGTGGATCCCGCACTGCTGAGAGCTCTATCTTTAGTTATGACGACATCAGCCTATCAGATGCAGGAGGTGGAAATAAGCAGGAATCCACATACTTGTACATCCAAATGGAGTATTGTCCTAG gACCTTGCGACAGGATTTTGAGACATACAGTTCATCTTTCAATGTTGACCATGCATGGCACCTATTCCGACAAATTGTGGAAGGTCTAGCTCATGTCCATAGTCAAGGAATCATACACCGTGACCTGACACCCAGCAACATATTTTTTGACGTTCGCAATGATATTAAGATTGGGGATTTTGGTCTAG CCAAATTTCTGAAGCTGGAGCAGCTAGATCATGACCAATATCTTCCTACTGAGGCAATGGGTGTTTCAATGGATGGAACAGGTCAAGTTGGTACATATTTTTATACCGCACCTGAGGTAGAGCAGAAATGGCCACAGATAAATGAAAAG GTTGACATGTACAGTTTGGGAGTTATATTCTTTGAGCTTTGGCATCCATTTGCCACAGCGATGGAAAGGCATCTTGTTCTTTCTGATCTTAAGCAGAAGGGAGATCTTCCAAAATCATGGGCAGCACAATTTCCTGGCCAGTTAAATCTGTTAAGACGCTTACTGTCTTCAAGCCCATCTGACCGTCCATCTGCTGTTGAGGTTTTACAAAGTGAGCTGCCTCCTCGGATGGAAGACGAGTGGCTAAATG ATGTACTTAGAATGATACAGACACCAGAGGACACATATGTTTATGACCGAGTTATATCTACAATATTTAATGAGGAGAGGATGATTGCCAAAATGCAATGCCAACATGAAAGCAGCAAAAAGTCCACTGATAACAGTGAACTTTTGGATACCATCATTGAGGTTGCCAAGGAGGTTTTCAAGCGACATTGTGCTAAAAGGTTCCAAATATCTCCCTTGCATACTTTGGAAGGGAATTTTACTGAACATAG GGGAAAGACGGTGAAAATTTTAACTCAAGGAGGAGAGATGCTAGAACTTTGCTATGAACTGCGAACACCATTTGTTATGTCAATTGCTCGTAATGAG ACATCATCATTTAAGCGCTATGAAATATCATGGGTTCATAGAAGGGCTGTTGGCCATTCAACTCCTTATCGTTTTCTTCAG GGTGATTTTGACATTATTGGCGGTGCTTCACCAATACCAGAGGCTGAAATCATTAAG GTGGCATTGGACCTTGGGACCCGTTTTTATGATTCCAAGGCACTAGTCATACGTCTGAATCATGGCAAACTTGCTGAAGCAATTTGCTCCTGGGCAGGGGTTTCTCAGGAACGAAGACAAAATGTTGCTGAG TTTCTATCTTCAACTCTTGTTCAATATTGGCCAAATAACGCTGACCGCAAGTCACAGTGGAGTTTGATTAGGGGGCAACTATTACAG GATCTTCGTCTTTCTGAAGAAGTTGTTGAGAAGCTACATAAAGCAGATCAGCGGTTTTGTGGCTCTGCAGATCAAGTACTTGCTAGATTAAGAGGGACCCTCTTCTATG ATAAATCTGCTTGCAAAGCTCTTGATGATCTATCTGCACTTCTGAAATGTTTGAGAGTATGGTTGGTAGATGAACCGATTACTATTGATGTACTCATGCCTCCCTCAGAATGTTACTATACAGATTTGTTTTTCCAG GTATATTCAAAAGAAGGTAATCATGGACCAAGTTTCCATGAAAAGTTGTTGGCGGTTGGTGGACGATATGATTGGTTGATGGAACAAGCTTGGGATAAGGCATAT AAATCAAAGCCCCCAGGTGCTGTTGGTGTGAGCATTGCGCTCGAGAAATTCCTTCCTAATAATCCTTCATCTGATCTGGGGTTGCCAAGATTATTGTCCAG GATTGAACCTAGCATCAGTGTGCTTGTCTGTTCAAGGGGAGGTGGTGGTCTGTTAAATGAGCGCATGGAACTTGTTGCAGAGCTTTGGACAGCTAACATAAAG GCTCAGTTTGTTCCTCAGGAAGACCCAAGTCTTCAAGAACAGTATGAATATGCCagtgatcatgacatcaaatgCCTGGTATTTATCACTGAATCAGGTGTCTCACAAACAGATCTTGTGAAG GTTCGGCATCTTGATTTTAAAAGGGAGAAGGATGTTAAAAGAGAGGAACTTATAAAGTTCCTGTCTGAGGCAATATGTTCACAGTTCAAAAATCCTACTATCTGGAGCCTGACCAGTGGCCCTCCTTAG